One region of Roseicitreum antarcticum genomic DNA includes:
- a CDS encoding ABC transporter permease, with translation MATDTGDIETPVHPMQLAMGRYFKHPGAVIGLIVLVCWILVTIFAPVLAPYDPADLVGRARQAPSAAHWLGTDMLGRDVLSRVIYGSRISISIGLIAVLLGGIPGVILGLLAGYFGGWVDTVISRFVDALLAFPSILLALVVIAALGASIQNMMIAVGIATLPDYARLVRGTVLSIKSQPYVEAARLVGNSHFRIMARHILINANAPIVVLATLQIGSAILIGAGLSFLGLGAQPPTPEWGLMSAEGRQMLQRAWWISTFPGIAILSVVIACNLVGDGLRSALDPKMRMG, from the coding sequence ATGGCAACTGATACAGGGGACATCGAAACGCCCGTGCACCCCATGCAGTTGGCGATGGGCCGATATTTCAAACACCCCGGCGCGGTCATCGGGCTGATTGTGTTGGTATGCTGGATCCTGGTCACGATCTTTGCGCCCGTCCTGGCCCCCTACGATCCCGCGGATCTGGTGGGCCGCGCCCGCCAGGCGCCGTCCGCCGCGCATTGGCTTGGCACGGATATGTTGGGCCGCGATGTGTTGAGCCGGGTGATCTATGGCTCTCGCATCTCGATCTCGATCGGCCTTATCGCCGTCTTGCTGGGTGGTATCCCGGGCGTAATCCTTGGCCTTCTGGCGGGCTACTTCGGGGGCTGGGTGGATACGGTCATTTCGCGCTTTGTCGATGCGCTGCTGGCGTTTCCGTCGATCCTGTTGGCGCTGGTGGTGATCGCGGCCCTGGGCGCATCTATCCAGAACATGATGATCGCAGTCGGCATCGCGACCCTTCCGGATTATGCCCGCCTCGTGCGCGGCACGGTCCTGTCGATCAAGTCGCAACCCTATGTGGAGGCGGCGCGGCTGGTCGGCAACAGCCATTTTCGGATCATGGCGCGGCATATCTTGATCAATGCCAATGCGCCGATCGTGGTGCTGGCAACCTTGCAGATCGGCTCGGCCATTCTCATCGGGGCGGGGCTGTCGTTCCTTGGGCTTGGGGCGCAGCCGCCCACGCCCGAATGGGGTCTGATGTCAGCCGAGGGTCGGCAGATGCTGCAACGCGCCTGGTGGATCAGCACATTTCCCGGCATCGCGATCCTCAGCGTCGTGATCGCCTGCAATCTGGTCGGCGACGGTTTGCGCTCTGCCCTCGATCCGAAGATGCGGATGGGCTGA
- the nikB gene encoding nickel ABC transporter permease: MGRYVLGRLVQLVPVLILVSLIVFSVMRLLPGDPALLMLSGAEGGAITPERLNVLREQMGLNEPLTTQYLSFVIGAAQGDLGNSIRFQVPVIDLILDRFGSTLELAVAGLFLAIAIGMPLGMIAAARQGGWIDTLCMTMSYIGSSMPVYWLGLLLVLVFSFTLRWLPSAGGGSFEALILPAFTLGLLSAGVLARLIRSSMIEVGTEDYMRTARAKGLFPRLIILRHGLKNAMIPVLTMMGLQFGALLAGTVVTETVFSRPGLGRLIVDSILSKDYPLVQGSILFLAVVYLLVNLAVDIAYAWLDPRIRYGN; this comes from the coding sequence ATGGGCCGATACGTGTTGGGTCGCCTGGTGCAATTGGTGCCGGTGTTGATCCTGGTTTCGCTGATCGTTTTTTCGGTCATGCGTCTGTTGCCGGGCGATCCCGCGCTGCTGATGCTGTCGGGCGCCGAAGGCGGCGCGATCACGCCCGAACGGTTGAACGTATTGCGGGAACAGATGGGGCTGAATGAACCTCTCACCACACAATATCTGAGCTTTGTTATCGGTGCGGCGCAGGGCGATCTGGGCAACTCGATCCGGTTTCAGGTCCCGGTCATAGACCTGATCCTCGACCGCTTCGGAAGCACGTTGGAACTGGCCGTGGCGGGCCTGTTCCTCGCCATTGCCATCGGGATGCCACTGGGCATGATCGCCGCCGCGCGTCAGGGCGGTTGGATTGATACGCTGTGCATGACGATGTCCTACATCGGATCATCAATGCCCGTGTACTGGCTGGGATTGCTGTTGGTTCTGGTCTTCTCGTTCACGCTGCGGTGGTTGCCGTCGGCTGGCGGCGGCTCCTTCGAAGCACTGATCCTGCCGGCGTTCACTCTTGGTCTGTTGTCGGCCGGGGTGCTGGCGCGCCTGATCCGGTCTTCGATGATTGAGGTTGGGACAGAAGACTACATGCGCACCGCGCGCGCCAAGGGCCTGTTCCCGCGCCTGATCATCCTGCGCCACGGCTTGAAGAACGCGATGATCCCGGTGTTGACGATGATGGGCCTGCAATTCGGCGCACTTCTGGCCGGGACAGTCGTGACCGAGACGGTGTTCAGCCGACCGGGGTTGGGACGGCTGATTGTGGATTCGATCCTGTCGAAGGACTACCCGCTCGTTCAGGGATCCATCCTGTTTCTTGCGGTTGTCTACCTGCTCGTGAACCTCGCGGTGGATATCGCCTACGCATGGCTTGATCCAAGGATCCGTTATGGCAACTGA
- a CDS encoding SDR family NAD(P)-dependent oxidoreductase has protein sequence MVGMFDLTGKIALVTGGGSGLGLAMAKGLAAHGAHVVLVGRNLPRLDAAATSIKDAGGSAEPVVCDLLDVDSPTAMVRDLEERHGRIDILLNNAGIQHRAPFVAFEDADWYRVLDTNLTAPFRMARAVAPAMIARGSGKIINTLSVLSSLGRASVIPYGAAKGGLKTLTRGLAVELGAANVQVNGIAPGYILTEMNTALAANPEFDGWLRARTPAGRWGRPEELAGAAVFLASAGSDFVTGHVLTVDGGLTASV, from the coding sequence ATGGTAGGAATGTTCGATCTGACCGGAAAAATTGCCCTCGTGACGGGGGGTGGGTCAGGGCTTGGCCTGGCCATGGCCAAGGGCCTCGCAGCCCATGGCGCGCATGTTGTACTTGTCGGTCGAAACCTGCCGCGCCTTGATGCCGCCGCCACGTCGATCAAGGATGCGGGCGGCAGTGCAGAGCCTGTGGTCTGCGACCTGCTTGATGTCGATTCCCCCACCGCGATGGTCCGCGACCTGGAGGAGCGTCACGGGCGGATAGACATCTTGCTCAACAACGCAGGGATCCAGCACCGCGCGCCCTTTGTCGCGTTCGAAGATGCCGACTGGTATCGCGTGCTGGATACCAATCTGACCGCGCCTTTCCGTATGGCCCGCGCTGTCGCGCCCGCCATGATTGCCCGTGGGTCAGGCAAGATTATCAACACACTCTCGGTGCTGTCATCGCTGGGCCGGGCCTCCGTGATACCCTATGGCGCGGCCAAGGGCGGGCTGAAGACGCTGACACGCGGTCTTGCGGTCGAACTTGGTGCCGCGAACGTTCAGGTGAACGGGATCGCACCCGGCTACATCCTGACCGAAATGAACACCGCCCTTGCCGCCAACCCCGAGTTTGACGGCTGGCTGCGCGCGCGCACCCCCGCCGGGCGCTGGGGCCGCCCCGAGGAACTGGCGGGCGCGGCGGTATTTCTGGCCTCGGCCGGGTCCGATTTCGTGACCGGACATGTCCTGACCGTAGACGGTGGCCTGACGGCCTCGGTATAA
- a CDS encoding 5-deoxy-glucuronate isomerase, which yields MHYMIRAYDNANQPLADTTTDAMQDVYFNPLRPAKNEPLTIDAKGFELLAVVLSGRCNIMVGDQHFNDVGQRADIWSGRAAHTSTNGIDTECP from the coding sequence ATGCATTATATGATCCGCGCTTATGACAATGCGAACCAGCCACTTGCCGATACCACAACCGACGCGATGCAGGACGTGTATTTCAACCCTCTGCGCCCGGCCAAGAACGAACCCCTGACCATTGACGCCAAGGGGTTCGAACTGCTCGCCGTGGTCCTGTCAGGGCGATGCAACATCATGGTCGGGGATCAGCACTTCAACGATGTCGGGCAACGCGCGGATATATGGTCGGGCCGCGCGGCGCACACTTCGACAAATGGAATCGATACGGAATGCCCCTGA
- a CDS encoding ABC transporter ATP-binding protein: MALLQVKDLHVAFSTDRGEAKAISGIDLTLDQGETLAVVGESGSGKSVTALAILGLLPKRTAKVRAAALGFDGRDLLTYSEEQLRKVRGKEIGMVFQDPMTSLNPVLTVGRQLSEIGEVHLGMTRAEAQKHAADLLGQVGIPQAKARLSDYPHQFSGGMRQRVGIAMAIACKPKLLIADEPTTALDVTVQAQILELLAEIQAEMGMAIMLVTHDLGVVARIADRVQVMYAGRVVETGPADAVFARTAMPYTRALLRSVPRLDIADKGELRPIKGSPPDIMRPAKGCSFAPRCELVQARCHLGQPPLAQCGPDHHAACVLVEETTWIH; this comes from the coding sequence ATGGCGTTGCTTCAAGTCAAAGATCTGCACGTGGCCTTTTCCACCGACCGGGGGGAGGCGAAAGCGATCAGCGGGATCGACCTGACCTTGGACCAGGGTGAGACGCTCGCCGTCGTCGGCGAGAGCGGGTCCGGCAAGTCCGTGACCGCGCTGGCGATCCTCGGGCTGCTTCCGAAACGAACTGCCAAGGTGCGGGCGGCCGCCCTTGGCTTCGATGGCCGTGACCTTCTGACGTACTCGGAAGAACAGCTTCGCAAAGTGCGTGGAAAAGAGATCGGGATGGTCTTTCAAGACCCGATGACATCTCTCAACCCTGTTCTGACCGTCGGGCGGCAACTGTCCGAAATCGGAGAGGTTCACCTTGGCATGACCCGCGCAGAGGCACAAAAGCATGCGGCCGATCTGCTGGGGCAGGTAGGGATCCCGCAGGCCAAGGCGCGTCTGAGCGATTACCCGCATCAGTTTTCGGGCGGGATGCGCCAACGCGTCGGGATCGCCATGGCGATCGCCTGCAAACCAAAACTGCTGATCGCGGATGAGCCGACGACCGCGCTCGATGTGACCGTGCAGGCGCAGATCCTTGAATTGCTGGCCGAGATCCAGGCCGAGATGGGTATGGCGATTATGCTGGTGACCCATGATTTGGGCGTGGTGGCCAGGATCGCGGACCGCGTGCAGGTGATGTACGCGGGCCGGGTTGTCGAAACGGGACCCGCCGATGCCGTCTTTGCGCGCACAGCCATGCCCTATACCCGCGCGCTTTTGCGGTCCGTCCCGCGCCTCGATATCGCAGACAAGGGCGAACTGCGCCCGATCAAGGGCAGCCCGCCGGATATCATGCGGCCCGCCAAGGGGTGCAGTTTCGCGCCCCGTTGCGAACTGGTCCAGGCGCGCTGTCACCTTGGGCAGCCGCCCCTCGCACAATGCGGACCAGACCACCACGCGGCCTGCGTTCTCGTGGAGGAAACAACATGGATTCACTGA
- a CDS encoding FadR/GntR family transcriptional regulator: MSGNARIYGRAARRTLRQMESIRNAPEALREAIGRDDLGRDEDIAFHDRVAMTAGNEKFRTLLKTIGNPIAQTITIGLQLGRQKSDSLRQRVIEEHRPIAEPIAAGDREAATTVMRYHLFQARAGLVDMHHHMNPQSA, translated from the coding sequence ATGTCGGGCAACGCGCGGATATATGGTCGGGCCGCGCGGCGCACACTTCGACAAATGGAATCGATACGGAATGCCCCTGAAGCCCTGCGCGAAGCGATCGGACGCGACGATCTGGGTCGTGACGAAGACATCGCGTTCCATGATCGCGTCGCAATGACCGCCGGAAACGAGAAATTCCGCACCCTGCTGAAGACAATCGGCAACCCGATTGCGCAGACGATCACCATCGGCCTGCAACTGGGACGCCAGAAAAGCGACAGCCTTCGGCAACGCGTCATCGAGGAACACAGGCCTATCGCAGAGCCAATCGCGGCCGGGGACCGTGAGGCCGCAACCACCGTTATGCGCTACCATCTTTTCCAGGCACGCGCGGGTCTGGTTGACATGCATCACCACATGAATCCGCAATCAGCATAA
- a CDS encoding hydantoinase B/oxoprolinase family protein, translating into MTQRTDGQRLIAMSIIHERLKAVAEDVGHLLIRGAFSSNIKERGDCSTAIFDVAGRLVAQADHMPIHIGSLLWGVRALLDRYPIDTIAEGDAFVMNDPYLAGGTHLPDISVITPVFVEGALSYFVGNIAHHADVGGPEPGSVSGASPSIFWEGIRLPPIRIARAGVADEDVIGLIAHNTREPMERILDLRNQVGANLRGAALMQALISDHGARAVADAVNGIVAHAGALVRAAVTALPDGEWQATRYLDDDGAGSDPVPLVCTVRVAGDALTLDFTGSGPTAKGAINLSPSSLEATVCYAIKALLGPTIPSNSGLIDAICIVVPDDSVVNPAAPAAVAARAVTSNRLAGAIFDALGQALPEAQRMSASNDSTSLIVLAGRDPARGTTYVYPESTGGGAGAFAEHDGADAVHVHTVNSANLPVEVLETEYPILCIEYALVPDSGGAGRQRGGLGIARELQALVDGTALTVRSDGHLFGAPGVLGGLTGSTTHIIHYTATTRTELPSKCSRTLAAGDRLRIETLGGGGFGPMSERADTAIATDILDGKVTLSAAEQHYGTERIAACLPKDHETS; encoded by the coding sequence ATGACGCAGAGAACCGACGGACAGCGGCTGATCGCCATGTCGATCATTCATGAACGCCTCAAGGCGGTGGCCGAAGATGTCGGCCATCTTCTGATCCGGGGCGCGTTCTCTTCCAACATCAAGGAACGGGGTGATTGTTCCACCGCGATTTTTGACGTCGCAGGGCGGCTGGTGGCGCAGGCCGATCATATGCCCATTCACATTGGCTCGCTTTTGTGGGGCGTCCGCGCCCTGCTTGACCGGTATCCAATCGATACCATCGCGGAAGGCGACGCCTTTGTCATGAACGACCCCTATCTGGCGGGCGGGACGCATCTTCCCGACATCTCGGTAATCACTCCCGTCTTCGTGGAGGGGGCGCTTTCCTACTTCGTCGGCAACATCGCGCATCATGCAGATGTGGGCGGACCAGAGCCGGGATCGGTATCGGGGGCGTCGCCCAGCATTTTCTGGGAAGGCATTCGACTGCCGCCCATTCGGATCGCCCGCGCGGGCGTGGCGGACGAAGATGTCATCGGCCTTATCGCGCACAACACCCGCGAACCGATGGAGCGCATTCTGGATTTGCGCAATCAGGTCGGCGCAAACCTGCGTGGCGCGGCGCTGATGCAGGCGCTGATTTCCGATCACGGCGCCCGCGCGGTCGCGGATGCGGTCAACGGCATTGTGGCGCATGCGGGGGCATTGGTGCGCGCGGCCGTGACCGCGCTGCCCGATGGGGAATGGCAGGCGACACGGTATCTGGACGATGACGGTGCGGGGTCCGACCCGGTGCCTTTGGTGTGCACCGTCCGGGTGGCCGGCGACGCGCTGACGTTGGATTTCACGGGGTCGGGCCCGACGGCAAAAGGGGCGATCAACCTGTCACCCTCTTCCCTCGAGGCGACGGTCTGTTACGCCATCAAGGCCCTTCTTGGCCCGACGATCCCATCCAATAGTGGCCTGATCGACGCCATCTGCATCGTCGTGCCCGACGACAGCGTGGTGAACCCCGCGGCCCCTGCCGCCGTCGCCGCCCGAGCGGTGACGAGCAACAGGCTGGCCGGGGCGATTTTCGATGCGTTGGGACAGGCCCTGCCCGAAGCGCAGCGCATGTCGGCCAGCAACGATTCCACTTCGCTGATCGTCCTGGCCGGACGCGACCCGGCGCGCGGCACGACATACGTCTATCCGGAATCCACTGGGGGTGGGGCGGGCGCATTCGCCGAGCATGATGGCGCGGACGCCGTGCACGTGCATACCGTGAATTCGGCCAACTTGCCGGTCGAGGTTCTGGAAACCGAGTATCCCATCTTGTGCATCGAATACGCTTTGGTCCCTGATTCAGGGGGTGCCGGTCGTCAGCGTGGCGGACTGGGCATAGCAAGAGAACTTCAGGCGCTGGTCGACGGGACCGCGCTGACGGTGCGGTCTGACGGACATCTGTTCGGCGCACCGGGCGTGCTGGGCGGCCTCACCGGGAGCACGACACATATCATCCATTACACGGCCACAACCCGGACAGAGCTTCCCTCCAAGTGTAGCCGGACGCTTGCGGCAGGGGACCGATTGCGGATCGAGACTTTGGGCGGTGGCGGTTTCGGCCCGATGTCAGAGCGCGCGGACACCGCTATCGCAACGGACATTCTTGACGGCAAAGTAACTCTTTCCGCCGCAGAGCAGCACTATGGCACTGAGCGGATCGCTGCATGTTTGCCGAAAGATCATGAGACTTCGTAA
- a CDS encoding hydantoinase/oxoprolinase family protein encodes MRLRLGLDVGGTFTDIVATDLDTGAAWSRKIASTPDDPSRAILDGTAELLAEAGASGADVVFFGHGTTVVTNMIVERKGDRLALITTKGFRDILELGRQSRPSVYNYRITRPAPLAQRRDRFEVTERLRASGEVLIPLDMQHLDEIAETIRTRDIGAVAICYLHAYANPKHEDATLAYLRAALPGVFITTSHAVAPEYREFERFSTTAMNGYVGPRAKRYFRRLADGLTSMGLNSPLYTITSNAGLMDLTAVEALPVRTALSGPAAGVAGIGRMLAGLDLGDLVTFDVGGTSTDVAVISGGRPRLARVRSVAGHPVLAPMVDIEVVGAGGGSLARLDDGGALVVGPQSAGADPGPVAYRRGGTCPTVTDAALAMGWLDPEIRLGGRLTVDTAAASDAIRDQIAQPLGLSVGEAAEGIVAIATANMARVIRSVALTRGYEPGAMSLVAFGGAGPLMGAQVAAGLGMSRVIVPVQPGTLCARGLLVSDVARDLSLTRIIPLTAETAQAIDTAFEDMEKDGGAWLGSLGVPVADHRFARQIEARYSGQSFEITVEANPSDTPAALRARFEEAHRIEQGYDLPDRAVEVVTLRLKAATTPIRAHGGSGAPVVTDDVGHTRDIHIGGAWQTASIRQREQLPPGTIIAGPAILEEMTATTVIPPGWSAEVLKDGTLILTPELQP; translated from the coding sequence ATGAGACTTCGGCTTGGCCTCGATGTCGGCGGCACCTTCACGGATATCGTGGCAACGGATCTTGACACCGGGGCTGCCTGGTCACGCAAGATCGCGTCCACACCTGACGATCCGTCCCGCGCGATCCTTGATGGCACCGCGGAGTTGCTGGCCGAGGCAGGCGCGTCGGGCGCGGACGTCGTGTTCTTTGGCCACGGGACCACGGTTGTGACCAACATGATCGTCGAGCGAAAGGGCGACCGTCTGGCCCTGATCACCACAAAGGGGTTTCGGGATATACTGGAGCTTGGCCGGCAATCGCGCCCGAGTGTCTATAATTACCGTATCACCCGCCCCGCCCCACTGGCGCAGCGCCGCGACCGGTTCGAGGTCACGGAACGGCTGCGTGCGTCCGGTGAAGTCCTGATCCCACTGGATATGCAACATCTGGACGAGATCGCCGAAACCATCCGCACGCGCGACATCGGGGCGGTCGCGATCTGTTACCTGCACGCCTATGCCAACCCGAAACACGAAGACGCGACCCTGGCCTACCTGCGCGCGGCATTGCCGGGCGTGTTCATCACCACCTCGCACGCTGTTGCCCCGGAGTATCGCGAGTTCGAACGGTTTTCGACGACGGCCATGAACGGCTATGTGGGACCCCGCGCGAAACGATATTTCCGGCGGCTGGCGGACGGGTTGACCAGCATGGGCCTCAACAGCCCGCTTTATACCATTACGTCCAATGCCGGACTGATGGACCTGACCGCAGTGGAGGCGCTGCCTGTGCGGACGGCGCTATCCGGACCCGCAGCCGGTGTTGCTGGTATTGGTCGAATGCTTGCCGGTCTGGACCTTGGCGATTTGGTCACGTTCGACGTCGGCGGCACCAGCACGGACGTCGCAGTGATTTCAGGCGGCAGGCCTCGCCTTGCGCGGGTGCGCAGTGTTGCCGGGCACCCCGTGCTGGCCCCGATGGTGGACATCGAGGTGGTCGGCGCGGGCGGTGGCAGTCTTGCCCGGCTTGACGACGGCGGCGCGCTTGTCGTCGGACCCCAAAGCGCGGGCGCCGACCCCGGACCTGTCGCCTATCGGCGCGGCGGCACCTGCCCCACCGTGACGGACGCGGCCCTGGCGATGGGCTGGCTTGACCCCGAAATCCGTCTGGGCGGCAGATTGACAGTGGACACAGCGGCGGCATCGGACGCCATCCGCGACCAGATCGCACAGCCGCTTGGGCTGAGCGTCGGGGAAGCCGCCGAAGGCATCGTGGCGATCGCCACGGCAAACATGGCGCGCGTGATCCGGTCTGTCGCGCTGACGCGCGGGTATGAGCCGGGGGCCATGTCCCTTGTGGCCTTTGGCGGGGCCGGACCGCTCATGGGCGCTCAGGTCGCGGCGGGCCTGGGGATGAGCCGGGTGATCGTGCCGGTACAGCCGGGCACTCTGTGCGCGCGGGGATTGCTGGTCAGCGACGTCGCCCGGGACCTGTCGCTGACGCGGATCATACCCCTCACGGCCGAGACCGCACAAGCGATCGACACTGCATTTGAGGATATGGAGAAAGACGGCGGCGCGTGGCTTGGCAGTCTTGGCGTCCCGGTGGCCGATCACCGTTTCGCGCGCCAGATCGAGGCGCGCTACAGCGGGCAAAGCTTCGAGATCACTGTGGAGGCTAACCCGTCCGACACCCCCGCCGCCCTGCGCGCCCGGTTCGAGGAGGCCCATCGCATCGAACAGGGCTATGACCTGCCTGACCGCGCGGTCGAAGTGGTGACGCTTCGCCTCAAGGCTGCCACGACCCCAATACGCGCGCATGGCGGCTCCGGCGCGCCGGTGGTGACGGATGATGTGGGACACACACGTGACATACACATCGGCGGCGCGTGGCAGACCGCCAGCATCCGACAGCGGGAGCAACTGCCCCCCGGAACCATCATCGCTGGCCCCGCGATCCTGGAAGAGATGACCGCCACGACAGTCATCCCACCCGGTTGGAGCGCCGAGGTCCTGAAGGACGGCACGCTGATCTTGACACCGGAGTTGCAGCCATGA
- a CDS encoding ABC transporter ATP-binding protein produces the protein MDSLIQLQDLEVHFPVTTGFLSGARGVIKAVDGVTLDIPRGETLGMVGESGCGKSTLGRALVGLTRPTGGKILIDGKPLTRDRRVQMIFQDPSASLNPRMTIGATIAEPVRLNGLRKGRVAITQRMLELLDLVGLPRTAAYRYPQEFSGGQRQRVGIARALACEPDIIVCDEAVSALDVSIQAQIVALLEELQTRLGLTYLFIAHDLGALKHISHRVAVMYLGRVVEVAPKAALFANPRHAYTRALLSAIPVPDPAIERQRRRIILKDDIPSPANPPSGCRFHTRCPVAVDRCRVQEPAWQEVSTGHSTACWRADELPELMPDPVTSSVNT, from the coding sequence ATGGATTCACTGATCCAACTCCAGGATCTTGAGGTGCATTTCCCCGTCACGACGGGCTTCCTGTCGGGCGCGCGCGGCGTCATCAAGGCAGTGGACGGGGTGACGCTGGATATACCCCGCGGTGAGACCCTGGGGATGGTCGGCGAAAGCGGCTGTGGCAAGTCCACTCTCGGGCGCGCCCTGGTCGGTCTGACCCGACCCACCGGCGGCAAGATCCTGATCGACGGGAAACCCCTGACACGCGATCGGCGCGTGCAGATGATCTTTCAGGATCCGTCGGCCAGCTTGAACCCCCGAATGACCATCGGGGCCACGATTGCCGAGCCGGTGCGCCTGAACGGGCTGCGAAAGGGGCGTGTGGCGATCACGCAGCGTATGCTGGAACTGCTCGATCTGGTCGGGTTGCCCCGAACGGCAGCATATCGCTATCCACAGGAATTTTCCGGCGGGCAGCGTCAGCGCGTCGGGATCGCGCGTGCACTGGCCTGCGAGCCGGATATCATCGTCTGCGACGAAGCGGTGTCGGCCCTCGACGTGTCCATTCAAGCGCAGATCGTGGCGTTGCTGGAAGAATTGCAAACCCGCCTCGGGCTGACATACCTGTTCATCGCGCATGATCTGGGCGCCTTGAAGCATATCTCGCACCGGGTGGCGGTGATGTATCTGGGCCGGGTCGTGGAAGTCGCGCCAAAAGCAGCGCTATTCGCCAATCCGCGCCATGCCTATACGCGCGCTCTGCTCAGCGCGATCCCGGTGCCTGATCCCGCCATCGAGCGGCAGCGGCGGCGGATCATTCTGAAGGACGACATACCAAGCCCGGCCAATCCGCCAAGCGGATGCCGCTTCCATACCCGCTGCCCCGTGGCGGTGGATCGCTGCCGCGTGCAAGAACCTGCGTGGCAAGAGGTGTCTACCGGCCATTCCACGGCCTGCTGGCGGGCGGACGAGCTGCCAGAACTGATGCCCGATCCCGTGACATCCTCCGTCAACACCTGA
- a CDS encoding ABC transporter substrate-binding protein — MTKVSIAALRSGGASLALIASVGASFAAGDLIIAMPANNEPASLDGHIDPYQSTWLINSLITDPLVILSPDGTYIPGLATEWSVSEDGTTWSFTLREGLTFQDGEPFNAEAVRVNLERVLAPETASAQLASDIGPIASIETDGETGLTIIYDTPWVTLLDALRRAPLWSPAALASAEPGDMAATLIGTGPFRFVDWAQNDNITMERWDDYAGVTAISDAPGPVGLDSVTIRFIGESAVMGQVLATGEVNMVYTLPPLFSDQYVDNPDYTMLSRGQAGTGLQMVMNTRNAPLNDIRVRQALLLAKDSAAANDILYDGLYQASDGPLNNIHPCYWDGATDMYPFDQERAAALLDDAGWIMGDGGMRVAQGVEGVADGTPLVIRYSTLHHQEIGEVFQAQMRPVGIDLQIEVVPGPVQLDMVQRRDFELMYERQRSPSPLILDQVWNSAYDEPGGWAWTGYADAELDGILAQLRAVFDDGERCDLARDAQQIIMENALMLPTLSQPIIVGLDASVQGFQMGAEGNWFFLQNTSIEE; from the coding sequence ATGACTAAAGTGAGTATAGCGGCCCTGAGGAGCGGTGGCGCATCCTTGGCCTTGATCGCGTCAGTGGGCGCGTCTTTCGCCGCAGGCGATCTGATTATCGCGATGCCTGCGAACAACGAGCCTGCATCGTTGGACGGCCATATAGACCCGTACCAATCGACGTGGTTGATCAATTCGCTGATCACGGATCCGTTGGTCATCCTGTCGCCGGACGGGACGTACATACCGGGTCTGGCGACGGAATGGAGCGTCAGCGAAGATGGGACCACATGGTCATTCACCCTGCGCGAAGGCCTGACTTTCCAAGATGGCGAGCCGTTCAATGCCGAAGCGGTCCGGGTCAACCTTGAGCGCGTTTTGGCACCTGAAACCGCATCGGCGCAGCTTGCCAGCGACATCGGACCGATCGCGTCGATCGAGACGGACGGCGAGACTGGCCTGACCATCATCTACGACACCCCTTGGGTGACACTTCTGGATGCGCTGCGCCGCGCACCCCTTTGGTCGCCTGCGGCACTCGCCTCGGCAGAGCCGGGCGATATGGCGGCGACCCTTATCGGGACGGGACCGTTCCGGTTCGTCGACTGGGCGCAGAATGACAACATCACCATGGAACGGTGGGACGACTACGCGGGTGTCACGGCGATCTCTGACGCGCCGGGGCCCGTGGGGCTCGACTCCGTGACGATCCGTTTCATCGGTGAAAGTGCCGTGATGGGGCAGGTTCTGGCCACCGGCGAAGTCAACATGGTCTACACGCTGCCACCGTTGTTCTCGGACCAATATGTCGACAACCCTGACTACACGATGCTGAGTCGCGGGCAGGCAGGCACCGGCCTTCAGATGGTCATGAATACCCGAAACGCACCGCTCAACGACATCCGGGTCCGTCAGGCCTTGCTGCTGGCCAAGGATTCCGCAGCGGCCAATGATATCCTCTATGACGGTCTCTATCAGGCGTCGGATGGTCCGCTGAACAACATCCACCCATGTTATTGGGATGGGGCGACGGATATGTACCCCTTCGATCAGGAACGCGCGGCGGCACTGCTGGATGACGCGGGTTGGATCATGGGCGACGGCGGCATGCGCGTGGCGCAGGGCGTCGAAGGTGTTGCGGACGGCACGCCGCTCGTGATCCGCTATTCGACCCTGCACCACCAGGAAATCGGCGAGGTGTTTCAGGCCCAGATGCGTCCGGTCGGTATCGACCTGCAGATCGAAGTCGTTCCCGGCCCCGTGCAACTCGACATGGTGCAGCGTCGCGACTTCGAACTGATGTACGAGCGGCAAAGATCGCCAAGCCCGCTGATCCTCGATCAGGTCTGGAACTCGGCCTATGACGAACCAGGTGGCTGGGCATGGACAGGCTACGCGGACGCAGAGCTTGACGGTATCCTCGCACAGCTTCGCGCGGTGTTCGATGACGGGGAACGCTGTGATCTGGCGCGTGACGCGCAGCAGATCATCATGGAGAATGCGCTGATGCTGCCGACGCTGAGCCAGCCGATCATCGTAGGTCTGGATGCCTCGGTGCAAGGGTTCCAAATGGGCGCAGAAGGCAATTGGTTCTTCCTGCAAAACACGTCGATCGAAGAGTGA